One part of the Bacillota bacterium genome encodes these proteins:
- a CDS encoding ABC transporter ATP-binding protein: MIRLDKVTKVYSTGKVEVQALLPIDLEVGQGEMVAIMGPSGSGKSTLMNILGCLDRPTSGSYWLDGREVARLGSNDLAEVRNQKLGFIFQSYNLLPRLTALENTELPLIYRGVSTRQRKASAMSALQAVGLSDRVSHLPSELSGGQQQRVAIARALAASPTLLLADEPTGNLDSKSGAEIMGIFKGLNQQGLTIVLVTHDEGVARHCKRIVRVRDGAIVSDGPFVETGTIETGGEVRAQ, from the coding sequence GTGATAAGGCTTGACAAAGTCACGAAGGTTTACAGCACCGGCAAGGTCGAGGTGCAGGCGCTGCTACCGATTGACCTCGAGGTCGGCCAGGGTGAGATGGTCGCCATCATGGGTCCGTCCGGGTCGGGGAAATCGACACTCATGAACATACTCGGCTGCCTCGACAGGCCGACATCGGGTTCATACTGGCTGGACGGCAGGGAGGTCGCGCGCCTCGGCTCTAACGACCTCGCGGAGGTCCGCAACCAGAAGCTCGGCTTCATATTCCAGAGCTATAACCTGTTGCCGCGCTTGACCGCACTTGAGAATACAGAACTCCCCCTGATCTATAGGGGCGTATCCACGCGCCAGAGGAAGGCTTCCGCGATGTCCGCGCTGCAGGCGGTGGGCCTGAGTGACCGCGTGAGTCACCTACCTTCCGAGCTCTCGGGCGGGCAGCAGCAACGCGTCGCGATCGCCAGGGCGCTGGCGGCGAGTCCGACGCTGCTCCTTGCAGACGAGCCCACGGGTAACCTCGACAGCAAGTCCGGGGCGGAGATCATGGGCATTTTCAAGGGACTTAACCAGCAGGGGCTGACGATTGTGCTGGTAACCCACGACGAGGGTGTGGCCCGGCACTGCAAGAGAATCGTCCGAGTGAGGGACGGCGCGATAGTGAGCGACGGGCCGTTCGTTGAAACCGGCACCATCGAAACCGGCGGGGAGGTGAGGGCGCAGTGA
- a CDS encoding efflux RND transporter periplasmic adaptor subunit, which yields MAGRRKVVIGVVLVAVLLVGGVAAMRSRQNGTSKAQASYVTTLAKQSPLSVTVSGTGSVTLANRQEIRAEVTGIVREILVSSGQTVKSGDVLMRLKNDDLVAQAQQARISYDLALNQLADMVGTSPEKAMSVDVSNGLSVSSKWAGRLTSLKVVQGDHVSAGAVIGTVAQDSRMFFVTALTEGYASRLRTGDPVSIRIEGFDGELEGRVSSVSKSTRATGTSIWLDVVVEIANPGLLRAGSKGTATFRSADGDTFLGDGTVELSASGSIKAPVSGTVSKILAREGSMIKAGETILVISDPSLSLDISSKKLSVEQSMLSRQKAQRNVDSLTIRAPANGVVVSIPVELGNNIEESPVLAIIADTNHAEAVVEVDELDLAKIKTGMPAKVTVDALGSKVFTGHVKSIAAEGTQQSGVAKFDVTVTIDSPEGLRTGMTANVEIMVAEKANALVVPAEAVTGTRGQETVKVLDANGQVSVRKVSVGLFTSRLVEITAGLTEGERVVVAASSSAGNTQQQMRMFMGPGVPGGGPRPGEQRNQGGSSGGARQ from the coding sequence ATGGCTGGCAGGAGAAAGGTCGTAATCGGGGTGGTACTCGTCGCGGTGCTTCTGGTTGGGGGTGTTGCCGCGATGAGGAGCCGGCAGAACGGCACGAGTAAGGCTCAAGCGTCATATGTCACGACACTGGCAAAGCAAAGCCCGCTGTCGGTCACAGTGAGTGGCACGGGGTCTGTGACCCTGGCGAACAGGCAGGAGATACGGGCGGAAGTGACCGGCATAGTCCGGGAGATACTGGTCAGTTCCGGTCAAACCGTCAAGAGTGGGGACGTTCTCATGAGACTCAAGAACGACGACCTGGTTGCCCAGGCACAACAGGCCAGGATAAGCTACGACCTGGCGCTGAACCAGCTGGCCGACATGGTCGGGACGTCTCCGGAGAAGGCCATGAGTGTCGATGTATCAAACGGGCTCTCCGTGTCGTCGAAGTGGGCCGGAAGGCTCACGTCACTCAAAGTCGTACAGGGTGACCACGTGAGCGCCGGCGCTGTGATCGGAACGGTGGCCCAGGACTCGCGCATGTTCTTCGTAACCGCGCTGACGGAGGGCTATGCCTCCCGGTTGCGCACGGGTGACCCCGTTTCGATCAGGATAGAAGGATTCGATGGCGAGCTGGAGGGGCGGGTGTCCTCGGTTTCGAAGTCGACCAGGGCGACCGGCACTTCCATCTGGCTGGACGTCGTCGTCGAAATAGCGAACCCCGGCTTACTCCGGGCGGGCTCGAAGGGTACGGCTACCTTCCGTTCCGCGGACGGGGACACTTTCCTCGGGGACGGTACAGTCGAACTGTCCGCGTCAGGCTCAATCAAGGCGCCGGTGTCGGGGACAGTCTCGAAGATTCTGGCACGTGAAGGAAGCATGATCAAGGCGGGCGAGACCATCCTTGTGATCTCCGACCCGTCGCTGAGCCTGGACATCAGCTCAAAGAAACTGAGCGTCGAACAGTCGATGCTCAGCCGGCAGAAGGCGCAGCGCAACGTCGATTCGCTGACAATAAGGGCTCCCGCGAACGGAGTCGTCGTCTCCATACCCGTGGAACTGGGCAACAACATAGAGGAATCGCCTGTCCTTGCGATTATCGCCGACACGAATCACGCGGAGGCGGTCGTTGAGGTTGATGAGCTGGACCTCGCTAAAATCAAGACGGGCATGCCCGCAAAGGTGACCGTGGATGCGCTGGGCAGCAAGGTTTTCACCGGCCATGTCAAGTCGATCGCGGCCGAGGGCACGCAGCAGAGTGGGGTTGCCAAGTTCGACGTCACGGTGACAATCGACTCGCCGGAGGGTCTGAGAACCGGTATGACGGCGAACGTCGAGATAATGGTGGCGGAGAAGGCAAACGCGCTGGTCGTCCCGGCAGAGGCAGTGACGGGTACACGGGGACAGGAGACAGTCAAAGTCCTTGACGCGAATGGACAGGTCTCCGTCCGTAAGGTCAGTGTGGGGTTGTTCACCTCGCGGCTGGTGGAGATAACGGCGGGTCTCACCGAGGGCGAGCGCGTCGTCGTGGCTGCGTCGTCTAGTGCGGGTAACACGCAGCAACAGATGCGCATGTTCATGGGGCCCGGCGTTCCGGGCGGGGGCCCGAGGCCGGGGGAGCAGCGCAATCAGGGTGGCTCGAGTGGAGGCGCTCGGCAGTGA
- a CDS encoding nucleotidyl transferase AbiEii/AbiGii toxin family protein, with the protein MTNDVKNMAASVHQRLLNKAKQASLPFNELLQRFAVERFLYRLSRSHHADRFILKGALMFYVWRPAASRPTKDIDVLARMDNNIEAIVTAIKDACLQDVIADGMSFHAETVTAARIARDAEYQGVRVRLRTNLGNARLSLQIDIGFGDVVTPAPCRIVYPAILDFPPPELNGYSMESTIAEKFQAMVELGVLNSRMKDFYDVWLLSQKYAFKGEPLSAAIEKTFRNRGTRVLAEPSAFKDSLADDPYKATQWRAFVRKSRLNDAPETFREVAAILRTFLGPITAALAGNRPFRGSWVAPGPWIAPPE; encoded by the coding sequence ATGACGAATGACGTCAAGAACATGGCTGCCTCGGTACACCAACGCCTGCTGAACAAGGCAAAGCAGGCTTCTCTTCCCTTCAACGAACTCCTGCAACGCTTTGCCGTAGAACGGTTCCTGTACCGGCTGTCAAGGAGCCACCACGCAGACAGGTTCATATTGAAGGGCGCGTTGATGTTCTATGTGTGGAGGCCGGCTGCGTCGCGCCCAACCAAAGACATCGATGTCCTTGCCCGAATGGATAACAACATCGAGGCGATCGTCACTGCCATCAAAGATGCCTGCCTGCAAGATGTCATAGCGGACGGAATGTCGTTTCACGCCGAAACCGTTACCGCTGCCAGAATCGCACGGGATGCCGAGTATCAGGGCGTGCGCGTTCGCCTAAGGACTAACCTCGGCAACGCCCGCCTGTCGCTTCAGATCGACATCGGATTTGGCGACGTAGTCACTCCCGCTCCTTGCAGAATCGTGTATCCAGCGATTCTTGACTTCCCACCTCCAGAGTTGAACGGCTACAGCATGGAAAGCACAATCGCTGAGAAGTTCCAAGCCATGGTAGAGCTCGGCGTCCTGAATAGCAGAATGAAGGACTTCTACGACGTCTGGCTGCTGTCACAGAAGTATGCCTTCAAGGGTGAGCCATTGTCCGCTGCCATCGAGAAGACGTTCAGGAATCGAGGAACGAGGGTCCTCGCCGAGCCTTCCGCCTTCAAAGACTCTCTCGCCGATGACCCTTACAAGGCAACACAATGGCGGGCGTTCGTCAGGAAGAGCAGGCTGAACGATGCACCTGAGACCTTCAGAGAGGTCGCCGCAATTCTTAGGACGTTTCTAGGCCCCATTACCGCGGCGCTGGCTGGAAATAGGCCATTCCGCGGCAGCTGGGTAGCGCCCGGACCGTGGATCGCCCCTCCAGAGTGA
- a CDS encoding ABC transporter permease produces MSSTVNNLVRNPAVSTGSTLLHDTWWICWRELKRLWGQKMRIIMTLLQPVLWLTLMGNMFQRMAAIPGFPAKSYLDYMAPGIVMMVTLFGGIFGGMSIVWDRRFGYLQKLLAAPISRTAIVTGKMLSIAIQAAFQALVILGLALLMGAHFAAGPVGALALVLLAVLTSQVFAAFSLALGAVITSHEALMAVTNFFTMPLMFTSNAMMPLEMMPAWLAKVAMFNPLSYGINPMRTLFLSGWEWSSLAQGIVVLGAAAAAATMLASGMFRRSIA; encoded by the coding sequence ATGAGCAGCACTGTGAATAACCTGGTGAGAAATCCTGCGGTGTCAACCGGTAGTACCTTGCTCCACGATACCTGGTGGATCTGCTGGAGAGAGCTGAAGCGACTCTGGGGTCAGAAGATGCGAATCATCATGACCCTGCTGCAGCCCGTCCTCTGGCTGACGCTGATGGGCAACATGTTCCAGCGGATGGCGGCCATCCCCGGGTTCCCGGCGAAGTCGTATCTCGACTACATGGCGCCGGGCATCGTGATGATGGTTACGCTGTTCGGGGGGATATTCGGCGGAATGAGCATCGTGTGGGACAGGCGGTTCGGATATCTCCAGAAGCTCCTGGCCGCGCCCATATCCCGTACCGCGATTGTCACGGGGAAGATGCTGTCAATAGCCATTCAAGCGGCATTCCAGGCCCTGGTCATCCTCGGCCTTGCTCTGCTGATGGGCGCGCACTTCGCGGCGGGGCCGGTGGGCGCACTTGCGCTGGTGCTCCTGGCGGTGCTGACAAGCCAGGTGTTTGCGGCGTTTTCGCTCGCGCTCGGGGCGGTCATTACCAGCCATGAGGCGCTCATGGCCGTGACGAACTTTTTCACCATGCCGCTGATGTTCACGTCCAACGCTATGATGCCGCTCGAGATGATGCCGGCGTGGCTCGCGAAGGTGGCCATGTTCAACCCGTTGAGCTACGGCATCAACCCGATGCGGACGCTGTTCCTGAGTGGTTGGGAGTGGTCATCCCTGGCCCAGGGCATCGTGGTGCTCGGTGCGGCGGCCGCGGCTGCAACGATGCTGGCGTCGGGGATGTTCCGCCGGAGTATCGCGTAG
- a CDS encoding winged helix-turn-helix transcriptional regulator, which translates to MKEDRATGGFTPEYLSSLHESMMREMRALHEANPPWGLTMPQFRILFIVHKHGKITPGELAAMLDVTAPTITDIVNRLAASGLLTKERSDQDRRVVYLSSTPAADKIMRDLFAQWSMTYLNLFRSMDAGQRDVVGRGLEELLAAIRRCRSSTPGEAGGEAAPGISCSPTNPGVCPARPGSAEAGPGTRSRKVGGK; encoded by the coding sequence GTGAAAGAAGACCGCGCGACTGGCGGCTTCACCCCCGAATACCTCTCCTCCCTGCACGAGTCGATGATGAGGGAGATGCGGGCGTTGCACGAGGCCAATCCCCCATGGGGCCTCACCATGCCGCAGTTCAGGATACTGTTCATCGTGCACAAGCACGGAAAGATTACACCGGGGGAACTGGCGGCCATGCTGGACGTCACCGCACCCACTATCACGGACATCGTGAACCGCCTGGCGGCGTCCGGCCTCCTGACGAAGGAGAGGAGCGATCAGGACCGCCGCGTGGTCTACCTGTCGTCTACGCCGGCCGCTGACAAGATCATGCGAGATCTCTTCGCGCAATGGTCCATGACATACCTGAACCTGTTCAGGTCGATGGACGCAGGACAGCGGGACGTCGTCGGAAGGGGGCTCGAGGAGCTGTTGGCTGCCATCAGGCGCTGCCGGTCCTCAACTCCGGGCGAAGCTGGTGGCGAGGCCGCACCCGGCATCTCTTGCTCCCCCACGAACCCGGGCGTCTGCCCGGCTCGGCCGGGCTCCGCGGAAGCCGGTCCAGGAACCAGATCAAGAAAGGTTGGCGGTAAATGA
- a CDS encoding transcriptional regulator — protein MTDPTQTEYRARFDRAVSTFKEHGGIYRTAQAIRDGIHPDTLYSMYRSGVLERVSRGVYRLAESPAPGNPDLVVVATRVPNGVVCLISALAFHDLTTQIPHEVHLALPRGAEEPRLEFPPLRTYRFSGNAFTEGIEIHEFDGVRARIYGPEKTLADCFKFRNRIGLDTAMEAIRLYRERMRVNVDDIMRFASICRVEKIMRPYLEAIL, from the coding sequence ATGACCGACCCAACACAAACAGAATACCGTGCGCGGTTCGACCGGGCAGTTTCCACCTTCAAGGAGCACGGTGGGATTTACCGTACTGCGCAGGCTATCCGCGATGGAATCCATCCTGATACCCTCTACTCCATGTACAGATCCGGGGTTCTGGAGAGAGTAAGCCGCGGGGTATATCGTCTAGCTGAAAGCCCCGCGCCTGGAAACCCCGACCTGGTAGTCGTTGCCACACGGGTGCCGAATGGGGTGGTCTGCCTGATCTCAGCTCTGGCGTTTCACGACCTCACCACGCAGATCCCACACGAAGTGCATCTGGCACTGCCACGGGGCGCCGAAGAGCCCCGGCTGGAATTCCCTCCACTTCGGACTTACCGGTTTAGCGGGAATGCCTTCACTGAGGGAATAGAGATCCACGAATTCGATGGTGTTCGGGCTCGCATCTATGGCCCCGAGAAAACTCTTGCAGACTGCTTCAAGTTCCGCAACAGAATCGGCCTGGACACCGCGATGGAGGCCATTCGCCTTTACCGCGAGAGAATGAGGGTCAACGTGGACGATATTATGCGATTCGCCTCGATATGCCGGGTCGAGAAGATCATGCGACCGTATCTGGAGGCAATCCTGTAA
- a CDS encoding FtsX-like permease family protein, which yields MNSWEGVRLAWKAISSNKVRSFLTMLGIIIGVGAVIILVSVGQGATAQVTSQIQSLGSNLITVVAGRQAGGKLYASDAAELVERVPSIERTVPSVTNSCKVKWHNLSEDSTYEGTTAGFLEVRGRELASGRFLTDEDNAQRQRVAVLGQTVVKELFENTNPVGETIMVSGEAFTVIGTLASKGSSMGQDQDDTVIIPVSVAQRMIGSTQVSRLYVQARSAEDAAIATQHITAIYVRKFGREDAIRAMSQDELLSTIGSMTQTMTMMLGAIASISLVVGGIGIMNIMLVSVSERTREIGIRKAVGAKNRDVLFQFLVEAVVLSLTGGLVGIILGFGGSRVVSKVGGWPSVVSPSAVAIAFVFAAAIGLFFGVWPAAKASALDPIEALRRE from the coding sequence GTGAACTCCTGGGAAGGCGTCCGCCTGGCGTGGAAAGCGATTTCGAGCAACAAGGTGCGTTCGTTCCTCACCATGCTGGGGATCATCATAGGCGTGGGCGCCGTCATTATCCTGGTGTCCGTCGGACAGGGGGCCACCGCACAGGTAACCTCGCAGATTCAGAGCCTGGGTTCGAACCTTATAACGGTCGTTGCGGGCAGGCAGGCGGGTGGGAAGCTATACGCCTCGGACGCCGCCGAACTGGTGGAACGAGTACCGTCTATAGAGCGTACGGTGCCGTCGGTGACTAACAGCTGCAAGGTCAAGTGGCACAACCTGTCCGAGGACTCCACGTACGAGGGCACAACCGCCGGGTTCCTGGAGGTACGGGGCAGGGAGCTCGCTTCCGGGAGGTTCCTGACCGACGAGGATAACGCGCAGCGGCAGAGAGTGGCTGTGCTCGGGCAGACGGTAGTGAAGGAGCTTTTCGAGAACACAAACCCGGTCGGCGAGACCATCATGGTTTCGGGAGAGGCTTTCACGGTCATTGGAACGCTGGCCTCAAAGGGGTCGTCAATGGGCCAGGACCAGGACGACACGGTCATCATTCCGGTCAGCGTGGCCCAGCGCATGATCGGCAGCACCCAGGTGAGCAGGCTTTACGTGCAGGCCAGGTCCGCGGAGGATGCGGCCATCGCCACCCAGCACATAACCGCCATCTACGTCAGGAAGTTTGGGCGTGAGGACGCCATCCGCGCCATGAGTCAGGACGAACTCCTGTCGACAATCGGGTCGATGACCCAGACAATGACCATGATGCTCGGGGCGATCGCGAGCATCTCGCTCGTCGTCGGTGGGATCGGGATCATGAACATCATGCTGGTGTCGGTGTCCGAGCGTACCAGGGAAATCGGGATTCGCAAAGCCGTGGGCGCCAAGAACAGGGACGTATTGTTCCAGTTCCTCGTCGAGGCGGTCGTGCTGAGCCTGACCGGCGGCCTGGTGGGCATCATTCTGGGGTTCGGCGGGTCGCGGGTGGTATCCAAGGTCGGCGGCTGGCCGTCGGTGGTCTCGCCCTCGGCAGTCGCGATAGCGTTTGTATTTGCGGCCGCGATCGGGCTTTTCTTCGGCGTCTGGCCGGCGGCGAAGGCGTCGGCGCTCGACCCGATCGAGGCGTTGCGTAGAGAGTAA
- a CDS encoding ATP-binding cassette domain-containing protein yields the protein MSTNNGEPIIKTESLTKRYAGGMLAVNEVSFEVRAGEIFGFLGPNGAGKTTTIMMLTTLVRPTSGRALVCGYDVAESPDRVRLQLGYVSQDVAVDETLSGRENLILQGNLYHLRPAELRERVDDVLTTVELTDHANSLVSTYSGGMRKRLDIAAGLLHRPRLLFLDEPTLGLDIQTRARIWEYVRRLRDEHGMTVFLTTHYMEEADHLCDRVAIIDHGQIVALDTPAVLKASLGGDAITICLARGQAERGAAGGAGGGDADPSKVIAAFPGVESVKPAGDGALQLVARDGDRAIPELLGHLASQGMRVESVTLKRPSLDDVFLRYTGRELRDNGGGADFLRTHISVRRMRS from the coding sequence ATGAGCACGAACAACGGTGAACCGATCATCAAGACCGAATCACTGACCAAGAGATACGCCGGCGGCATGCTGGCGGTCAACGAAGTAAGTTTCGAGGTCCGGGCGGGCGAGATATTCGGATTTCTCGGGCCAAACGGCGCGGGGAAGACCACCACGATCATGATGCTCACGACCCTCGTCCGGCCCACCTCGGGCCGTGCGCTGGTGTGCGGCTACGACGTGGCGGAGTCGCCCGACCGCGTGAGGCTGCAGCTCGGGTACGTCTCCCAGGACGTGGCCGTCGACGAAACGCTCTCCGGGCGGGAGAACCTCATCCTGCAGGGCAATCTGTACCACCTGCGGCCTGCCGAGCTGCGTGAGCGTGTCGACGACGTACTCACCACCGTCGAGCTGACTGACCACGCGAACTCCCTCGTATCCACCTATTCCGGCGGGATGCGAAAGCGCCTCGACATAGCGGCGGGGCTGCTGCACCGCCCGCGGCTCCTGTTCCTGGATGAGCCCACGCTGGGCCTGGATATCCAGACCCGCGCGAGGATCTGGGAATACGTCCGCCGGCTGCGCGACGAACACGGCATGACCGTGTTCCTCACTACTCATTACATGGAGGAAGCCGACCATCTCTGCGACAGGGTCGCCATTATCGACCACGGGCAAATCGTGGCGCTCGACACACCGGCGGTGTTGAAGGCGTCCCTCGGCGGCGACGCGATCACCATCTGCCTGGCCCGCGGCCAGGCAGAGCGCGGGGCTGCTGGCGGAGCCGGCGGCGGCGACGCGGACCCGTCGAAGGTCATCGCCGCGTTCCCGGGAGTCGAATCGGTCAAGCCCGCGGGCGATGGGGCGTTGCAGCTGGTGGCCAGGGATGGGGACCGTGCTATCCCGGAGTTGCTGGGCCACCTCGCTTCGCAGGGCATGCGGGTCGAGTCGGTGACCCTGAAGCGTCCGTCGCTCGACGATGTGTTCCTGCGTTATACGGGGCGTGAGCTCCGGGACAATGGCGGAGGGGCCGATTTCCTGCGCACCCACATTTCAGTGCGGAGGATGCGTAGTTGA
- a CDS encoding GntR family transcriptional regulator yields the protein MKGEQNGEQPAEQTAGRSTQNQNTEDWVYQRIKTAIFKRYIGPNRQLVEETLATQLGVSRTPVRAAIRRLVYDGFVEMIPNRGAFVIKPTREEIEDAFAVRAELEGMACRLAATRVTPSDLEYLETLIKEEGRVFESRDAEAYYRRNDAFHLRIAELSGNETLRKYVGDIISLVNIYLILFDPFIHMEFNPSMDEHRAIVDRLRTGDPGGAERAMDEHLASTLAGLEWEKAERPPEDYLEV from the coding sequence TTGAAGGGTGAGCAGAACGGGGAACAGCCGGCAGAACAGACAGCCGGTAGATCCACCCAGAATCAGAATACGGAAGACTGGGTCTACCAGCGCATCAAGACGGCCATATTCAAGCGTTACATCGGGCCCAACAGACAGCTTGTCGAGGAGACGTTGGCCACGCAGCTGGGAGTGAGCAGGACACCGGTGCGGGCGGCAATCAGGCGCCTCGTGTACGACGGCTTCGTAGAGATGATACCCAACCGTGGCGCCTTCGTGATCAAGCCGACGCGCGAGGAAATCGAGGACGCTTTCGCCGTCCGCGCCGAGCTGGAGGGCATGGCCTGCCGGCTCGCGGCCACCCGGGTTACCCCGTCCGACCTCGAGTATTTGGAAACCCTTATCAAAGAAGAGGGTAGGGTCTTCGAGTCCCGTGACGCCGAGGCCTACTACCGGAGGAACGACGCCTTTCACCTGCGCATCGCCGAACTGAGCGGGAACGAGACCTTGCGGAAGTACGTCGGCGACATAATTAGTCTCGTCAACATCTATCTCATCCTGTTCGACCCATTCATCCACATGGAGTTCAACCCGTCGATGGACGAGCACCGCGCGATAGTCGATCGACTGCGAACGGGTGATCCCGGCGGGGCCGAGCGTGCCATGGACGAACACCTGGCCAGCACACTCGCGGGGCTCGAATGGGAGAAGGCCGAACGGCCCCCCGAAGATTACCTCGAGGTTTAA
- a CDS encoding rubrerythrin family protein yields MELINEVKLGVTRDTGLKEAVEMNFQGETKEVGIYLAMARQAEREGYPEVALALERIAWEEACHAAHFAEMNGMIGSTKENLEKMLKGEIGANKGKKETATMAKNSNIDHAHDYFDESSRDEARHAQILEGLLRRYFGS; encoded by the coding sequence ATGGAACTGATCAACGAGGTCAAGCTTGGAGTAACCAGGGATACCGGGCTCAAGGAAGCAGTGGAGATGAACTTCCAAGGGGAGACCAAGGAGGTTGGGATTTACCTGGCCATGGCGCGCCAGGCGGAGCGTGAAGGCTATCCGGAGGTCGCGCTGGCCCTGGAAAGGATCGCCTGGGAGGAGGCCTGTCACGCCGCCCACTTCGCGGAGATGAACGGCATGATAGGTTCAACCAAAGAGAATCTCGAGAAAATGCTGAAGGGCGAGATAGGCGCCAACAAGGGCAAGAAAGAGACCGCGACCATGGCGAAGAACTCCAATATCGACCACGCCCACGACTACTTCGACGAATCTTCAAGGGACGAAGCGAGGCACGCCCAGATACTGGAGGGCCTTCTCAGGCGATACTTCGGCTCGTAG
- a CDS encoding transcriptional repressor: MNDIAEILREKGLRVTPQRVAVYRFLSGTRSHPAAEVIYRELKSEYPSMSLNTVYKTLLALEQAGLVQRFTTGESVYHYDADTSPHVHAVCLKCGRVSDVPGDFTRELADLRRRATENTDFTARSNAHLIFGYCPDCKA; the protein is encoded by the coding sequence GTGAACGACATCGCGGAAATCCTCAGAGAGAAAGGCCTGCGGGTAACCCCCCAGAGAGTAGCCGTTTACCGGTTCCTGTCCGGGACTCGCTCTCACCCGGCGGCGGAGGTCATCTATAGAGAGTTGAAGTCCGAGTACCCCAGCATGAGTCTCAACACTGTCTACAAGACCCTGCTCGCCCTGGAACAGGCCGGGCTGGTTCAACGTTTCACCACGGGCGAAAGCGTCTACCACTACGACGCCGACACGTCTCCACACGTTCATGCCGTTTGCCTCAAGTGCGGCAGGGTAAGCGACGTGCCCGGGGACTTCACACGTGAACTGGCTGATCTGAGACGACGGGCTACGGAGAACACCGACTTCACGGCCAGGTCGAACGCTCACCTCATTTTCGGCTATTGCCCGGACTGCAAGGCTTAG